GTTTTTCCCTGGGTAAGCACCTGGCCGAAATTCAGTACGGTCAGTCTTTCGCAAATGCCGGAAACAAGCTTCATATCGTGTTCAATGAGCAGAATGGTCATATCAAAATTATCCCGTACAAAGCGTATGGTATCCATAAGCTCTGTGGTTTCATTGGGATTCATACCGGCTGCCGGCTCATCCAAAAGCAAAAGCTTAGGACCTGTGGCAAGGGCACGGGCGATCTCCAGCTTCCTTTGTTTTCCGTATGGAAGGTTGGAAGCGAGGATATCCTTTTCTTCATCAAGGCCAAATACTTTTAAAAGCTCTATGGCCCGCTGATCCATCTCTTTTTCCACCTTAAAGTACTTAGGCAGGCGGAGAATTCCTGTTACCGTCCCATAGGAATAGGCGTTGTGAAGACCGGTCTTAACATTATCAAGAACCGTTAATTCCTTAAACAGACGGATATTCTGAAAGGTTCTTGCGATTCCGGCCCTGTTGATATCCACTGTCTTTTTCCCTGTTATGTTTTCTCCGTCCAAGAAAATAGTGCCTGTATTAGGTTTATAAACACCAGTTAAAAGGTTAAAGATCGTGGTTTTACCGGCACCGTTTGGGCCGATAAGACCATAAAGCTGTCCTTTTTCAATGTTGATGCTGAAATTATCTACGGCGCGCAGTCCGCCAAAGGATATTCCAAGATTCTTGATTTCCAGTAAAGCCATGGTTATGCCCTCTCCTTTTCTGCCCTGTTCTTATGGAAATACCGTTTCCTGAGATCAATTAATTTAGGACTCCAGTTAAAAATCATCATGACAATCAGGATGATGGCGTAAATCAGCATCCGGTAGGTATTTAAACCTCTCAAAAGCTCCGGAAGCAGAGTTAAGAGAACTGCAGCGATCATGGAACCACGGATATTACCGATTCCTCCGAGAACCACAAATACAAGAATCATGATGGACTGGTTATAGCCAAAATTCTTCTGCGTCGCAGTAAGTGCAGAAAGGTTATGGGAATACAGAACACCGGCCACGCCTGCCAGGGAGGCAGAAATGGAAAAGGCCATTAATTTGTATTTTGTAATGTTAATACCAATGGATTCCGCCGCAATGCGGTTATCACGTACAGACATGATAGCCCGGCCGGATCTGGAATGAATTAAATTCAGAACAATTACCAGCGTGATCAAAATAAGGATAACCCCTATGGTAAAGGTAGAATTTTTAGGCGTTCCTGTAATTCCCTGGGCACCGTTAATGATTACTGTCCCCTCTTTTGCCATATTGAGAGCTCCTGCGTTTTTTAAGGAAAAGTGAAGCCCGTCAGCATCTTTTCCAATGTAAACCACATTTATCACATTTTTAATGATTTCTCCAAATGCCAGGGTTACAATAGCCAAATAATCGCCCCGAAGCCTTAAAACCGGAATTCCAACCACAATACCAGCCAGTGCTGCCGAGAAAGCACCAATTAAAATAGCGAAAAAGAAACGGATTCCCGCGTTTGGAATGGTTTCCAGCATGGAAATGGAAAACAAGGCACTGGAAAAGGCTCCCACACACATGAAACCTGCATGACCCAGACTCAGTTCTCCAAGGATGCCTACGGTTAAGTTCAAGGATACTGCCATAATGGTATAAATGCACAGAGGTACCAAAAGACCCTTCATCAGGTTGCTCACCTGGCCTGCGTTTACCAAAAGCTGTACGATAATATAGGCGGCGATCACCAGCCCAAAGGTTATTATATTGCTTTTTAATGTCTTATTCAGACGAAAATTTATCTTCATACTTTTTTCCATATCGTCCACCTATACTTTCTCGTTGATCTTCTTACCCAGGATTCCGGTTGGCTTTACAAGAAGAACGACAATAAGGACTCCAAATACGATGGCATCGGAAAGCTGGGAAGAAATATAAGCC
This genomic stretch from Lacrimispora sphenoides harbors:
- a CDS encoding ABC transporter ATP-binding protein, with amino-acid sequence MALLEIKNLGISFGGLRAVDNFSINIEKGQLYGLIGPNGAGKTTIFNLLTGVYKPNTGTIFLDGENITGKKTVDINRAGIARTFQNIRLFKELTVLDNVKTGLHNAYSYGTVTGILRLPKYFKVEKEMDQRAIELLKVFGLDEEKDILASNLPYGKQRKLEIARALATGPKLLLLDEPAAGMNPNETTELMDTIRFVRDNFDMTILLIEHDMKLVSGICERLTVLNFGQVLTQGKTADVLNDPEVIKAYLGE
- a CDS encoding branched-chain amino acid ABC transporter permease — its product is MEKSMKINFRLNKTLKSNIITFGLVIAAYIIVQLLVNAGQVSNLMKGLLVPLCIYTIMAVSLNLTVGILGELSLGHAGFMCVGAFSSALFSISMLETIPNAGIRFFFAILIGAFSAALAGIVVGIPVLRLRGDYLAIVTLAFGEIIKNVINVVYIGKDADGLHFSLKNAGALNMAKEGTVIINGAQGITGTPKNSTFTIGVILILITLVIVLNLIHSRSGRAIMSVRDNRIAAESIGINITKYKLMAFSISASLAGVAGVLYSHNLSALTATQKNFGYNQSIMILVFVVLGGIGNIRGSMIAAVLLTLLPELLRGLNTYRMLIYAIILIVMMIFNWSPKLIDLRKRYFHKNRAEKERA